The region TATCTTCTTGTATGAATTCATATTCAACTCCTTTGAGTTTGAGAGCAATCTCAACGTTTACGCTAAAAGCGCTTGCCCAGTGACCTAAGACCTTTACTTTTACCTCTGCCATTATCTCTCAGCTTTTGCTACTTTAATTCTGCGTTAACTGGTGTTATGGATGAGAAATTTGCgttaagagcatccttatcagtggggttttgagtttttgtaagtgtaattaggaaagagaaaatggggtgggaggaaaaaaaaataaaacaaattaaattttttaaaaaaaattataaaactgaCGCGCCCGGTTGGACGCAGTAAGTAGCGTTCACGCACGACTGCCGCAAGGGTGAGCGCCTCTTCCTTTGCTTTAGTGGGAcccattgatttttttttgaagagtagTGGGACCCATTGATATGCATTAACTCTTGTTTTGCATAAGCttctccccctctctctcccCTCTCATCTTTCATCCCTCTCTCATGCCATGTGTCACTAAGCTGACATTATTACCACCAATAACTATTGATATGATGGTGATGCCATAACTAGTATTTTGTTTTATGGATGAGTAATCATTTTCTAAACAGGGCCATTTGACTATacagcatgaaaagaccaaaatacacATGTTTTGGACAGCCATTTGACagaaattttaacggtggataaaaaattgcaataattaaataagaggccgcaatgtggcaaagaTTAAttaagtggactaaaattgacaatgcccaataacaataggaccaaaaatgaaatgactcttaaattaattatataataattttaataaaataataattaaagaataggaaaaagatataatagatataggtgtatggtaataaggatggagttaaaaagtaacggtgttataatggtgtaagggtagttttgtataacaaaaatgtagtagagacaattttgtctaataacattaaagtgtacaacatttaaagtaaaatgtatacatttattagcatacaaaaagagagacataaatcaaatatataaccttgattgggacttattgtgtttttagatattttacATCTCACATAGTTCCCCTTTTTAtcgttttactttttttttttcttcatgtaTGCCGATTTTTCGTccatgaataatttttttttttaaaaaaaagtgcgGTGATTTTTAGAAATACCAAATTAGCTGGTTATATGAGTTAAATACAAATTGCTTCACTTTTAGATTTTCTTGCTTTTTGAATCTGATAGTGTTTATTCTTgtagtgaagaagaaagaaagagcaCGAATCTGCTTGTTAGATTTCAATTATGTTTATAGTCTAAACTCTAGACCAACTATGTTCTTTACAAAGTAATATCTTTTCAATATATTCTTACCGGAGTCCAATTCTGTGACCTTTCATAAGGAGATCGATAGAGGTGCCAACTGAGTATAAGGTGCTTGGCTATTTGAACattgtttaatttgaaaaaaaaaggcatCTAAACTTTATACCAAAAGCCAATTAAgcaattaaacttttaaaaaatgcaattaaactcgttaacatgttaaattgaaGCAATGAAGTCCAAAAACTATTAAATGACATACTATTATATGTCATTTCAGTTCAAGCACGAAAATATGACAATCGACGACGACTCGGTCTTCTCCAATCTACTGGTCGCTCTCGCCGGAGAAGACGATCTTTTGGTCACCTTTCATTAGAGGTGGCGACTTGCGACGATCGAGTCGTCGCCGTTCGTCGAATTTTTGTGTCTGAACTGAAATGATCTGTAATAGCAtgttatttatcaatttttgagtttcattgcttcaatttaacatattaaaaaatttaattgtacttttcaaaaatttaaatgtctaattgacttttaatttaacttttaaggCCTATTAGGCTATTTTCtcttaatttgtttgtttgtttgtttatttttgtaaaatttgcGGGCCAGGCAGGGGATAAAGTGCAGAATAAATAATTGGAAGTATATTCACTACCATTCTTTTTTGGTATGCCTTTTCGCGCTTCTTAAGGCCCTCCTTCCTTCCTACGAATTTCCTCCACTCCTCTCTGCACCTCAGCCCAGCCGCCTCTCTCCTCCATAACCACCGCCCCTTTCTTCCTTGATTTCTTCTCTATGGACGCCGCAGCGCTAGCCATGAAAAAAGCTTCTTGCTCTTCCTCATCTTTCCTTTCTAAATCCATTCCCACTTTCACTCCCACCTCCTCGCCTTTCTCCGTGAAATGGACCCAAACCAGAAATCCGTCAAAAATGGATCTCAAATACTCGCCATCATCGCCCAAATTCGTTCTCCGGAGCCCCCGAAATCCGGGGGTTTGTTGCGCTGCCTTGACATCCGAGACGGAGACCTGCCCGACCCACCTCGCTCCGGCGAAGCTCCGGCTCCTTGCGTCGGAATTCCAGTCTCTCTCGGAGCCGATCGACCGCGTAAAGCGCCTCTTGCACTACTCCTCTTTGCTGCCTCCCATGGAGGGCTCTCTGAAAACCATGGAGAATCGGGTGCCCGGGTGTACCGCCCAGGTGTGGCTGCATGTGAGGTTAGATGGGGAGAATAAAGTTAGGTTTTTTGCGGATAGCGATTCGGAGATTACCAAAGGGTTTTGTGCGTGTTTGGTTTGGATCCTCGATGGGGCAGCTCCCGAGGAGGTTCTGGCCATGAAAACAGAGGATTTGGGTGCTCTGAATGTGATGGGCTTAAATGGAAAAGGGGTGTCTTCTTCTCGAGTGAATACTTGGCATAATGTGTTGATGAGTATGCAGAAGAGGACTAAGGCTTTGGTGGCTGAAATGGAGGGCAGGATGAGAAGTGAGCCATTCCCTTCTCTGGTAATCACTGCTGAAGTTATAAGTGCCAAAGGGAGCTATGCTGAAGCTCAGGTGATCTTTCCTTTTCTCTTCATTTCTTGGTTTTGTTATTTAGTATTTGGCAAAAACTTACTTGAGACCGTTAGAAGAGTTGGATCTTTTAAGTAATGAGGTCAAATATTCGACCCATTAACCAAAGATCAGACCCACCTCACATATTGAAACATACTGTTTCACAAAAGTGTTACCCTTAGTATTTTAGCCTGCCTCTGAAATTCATGCCACATATTACTTTTTGATAATTTTAGATTacaagtacttttttttttttttttttaaatgcaaaatTGATCCATGATTAATGTTGATTATGAAGTTGTTTGGATCACTTGCACACACATTATTAACAAAAGTTCAACTGATCAGCCAACCCAAAAATAAGATCATAATCTTTGCCCCGAAAAGTGCTTGGTTCAAATCCTACCAAGGACCATAAACGGGAGGTATGGATTTTGCCAGCATTTGGGGACCGGATTTGGCCTTGTTGTGGGCATGTACAAGCATTTGGGGGCCTATAAACCAGTTGAGGTACATGTTGGATTTACTTTTTCCACCCGTCTCCCGGTAGGAGCAGAGCCTTAAGTTTGGGGTTCAAACTTATAACAAAAGtttttcttttatgtttctAAAAAGGGGAAGGAAAGGTTAGCACGGAGAAACGTTTTGCTCAAAGTATTGAGATTTGTCAGACTGTTTTCAGTATTGTTTATGGGTACTTTTTAAACTGCAAATGACAAAGaacacccccacccccacccaaaaaaagaaaaagaaaaaagtatgcAGTATGCTTGATTCAATGAGGCAAATTATGTGGTTCCTTGAATTTTGATGTGTGCTTGTAGAATAAAATGTCCTCATGCTTTTGATATATagcaagaaagaaaaataaagaattggcTTGCTTTGGAGAAAATCTCATTATAATTACGGAGTAAAATATGTGTTTCAACTCTATCTATTTTTAGCAAGACTTTATGTGAATTGGGTAGAATATATAATGAGGGAATATTTAGCAAGGATGCAATTACTGTAACTCCCATCTTAGAGCATGCACATCAATGGTTTTTTCATGGTTTTTGAGGGTAGGATGGCCACATGGAGAAGAGAGAAGGCAAGTGAGAGAAAATTAAGTTTCATATGCAAATTATGGTTTTTGGAACAGTGTTTCGCTGACATACTGCCAAGGAAGCATGAGAAGCTGTGTGTGTTTCGCGCACAGCTACACCCAGCCGGTCGCGTAAacatcaactttttttttttttttttgaaatgtcaGAATccgttttttagttttttttttttacttttttttttccctctttccCTCTTATCTCTCCTATGTGGCTTCTAAAAAATTGTGCCAAAAACCAAACTAATATTGATGCTCTTAGAAATTCCAGACTTTAAAGGCCTAAGTTTCATTTTAGTGTTATTGCAGGCCAGATTTCTGTTTCCTGATGATTCAAAAGTCCAAGAGATTGCCAATTTGCTACAGGAAAAGAAAATTGGCATTGTTGCACATTTTTACATGGATCCTGAGGTCCAAGGTGTTTTAACAGCAGCACAGAAGCTGTGGCCTCATATACATATATCCGATTCCTTGGTTATGGCAGATTCAGCTGTTAAGATGGCAAAAGCTGGATGTCAGTATATCACTGTTCTTGGAGTAGATTTTATGTCAGAAAATGTCCGTGCAATCCTTGATCAGGCTGGATTCCCTGAGGTACTTTTCATCTCTATATCCTACCTTTCTTCATTCTTGTTGATATCTTTAGCAATTACGAAATTAACTTCCTAGTAACTTAAGCTTGAATTCTTAGCAATTTTTGTGGTATGCTTTCTAGTGCTTTTGAATCTGAAGGGATGAATTCTCCCCTTGCaattatttcatatttcataTGAAGTGGGATTTTCCTCCCTATGGTCAATATTACAATGACACTTATGCATGATCAACTAATTATGCAGATATTCCTTCCCCAAAAGCTGactaaggaaaaaagaaaaaaacaagggaaaaatgaaatgatatGTTTCCTGTTATTTCTTATTTCATAGAGTGGCTATAATATGTAACATAAGATGTGAACTAATGGAATTGAGAACAAAGATGTATGTGGTGCAAAACATACCAGAGAAATGCCAGTTGGTGCtccaataaaatattattaatggaATATCCATTTAAGGGTAAAGAGGAAGATTAAGAGTTAAACTTGGTGTGTTAATAAAAAAAGATATGTCTAGGCCTCCAGGTATGGTATAATGCAGTATTTACTACTGATGGAGCTAATAGAGAAATAAGATTCATTTAGCTAAGTAGTTCATCCAATGTTATATCAAGGGGCTTGCTTTGTGTTGTTATTGAGATGTTGAgtggagtatttttttttcttcgacAGGAAAGTAGATTCAAATTGCTACTTGTTTCCAATTTTGTGAAATATTTCTTTACTGCAATTACTACAGATGAAAGGTGGATCATGATGTttgttttggagcttttgaaGTTGTAGAATAAACACACTATGTTTTCCTAAGTTTATTACATAGGGCAATGAGATATGGTTTCACACTTTTGGCATATATTGACAGCTTCGCTTTGCAGGTTGGTGTCTATAGGATGTCTGATGAACGCATTGGTTGTTCTTTGGCAGATGCTGCAGCCAGTCCTGCATATATGGATTACCTTGCAATGGcttctctttcttctccttctttacATGTTGTTTACATTAACACCGCTTTGGAGACAAAAGCATATTCTCATGAGATTGTGCCAACTATAACCTGCACTTCTTCTAATGTTGTGCAAACTATTCTGCaggttgtttttcttttattttatttctctttgttattttggaaaataccttttaaaaaaaaatctcttcttAATATTTGACTTAATTCAAACTTCACATAATAATACCTGTGCAGGCATTTGCTGAAGTACCCAACTTAAATGTGTGGTACGGTCCTGACTCTTACATGGGCGCAAACATTGTGGAGTTGTTTCAGCAGATGACCATGATGACTGATCAAGAAATTGCTGAGATACATCCACAACATAACAGAAATTCTCTTAAATCTTTGCTACCCCGTTTACACTATTTTCAGGTAATAATAGATGGTTTTTACACTATTGCCAAGTACCTTGTAATATAATGGCATcactgttaccattccaaatggaaAGTCACAGGTTCGAGTCCCATCCCAATCAAGAATGTTGGCATAATCATGTTGAGCAGATACTACGGATAGGTTAGATTGtagtcaccaaaaaaaaaatggttttttctttataagtcaAGAGTTAAAACCATCTAtgctttgtttggtaaaatgacttttagctgattgggttagagtgTATGATTACTTGATAACATttgctgattgtagaaaagtgtttggtaaattagctgttagctgatggctgtttgatataatttctttcctcaaaaagctaattgaaaaagttgctttgagtaactttttgaattttagcattttggagttacaaaaagttgattaaccaaacacttatattgattttttaactaagtcaaacaactaatagtggtcaaataagccaaaattgactgataagctaactattttaccaaacagggccatagttGTATTATAATCCAATTAACAGGTAAAAGCAACAAAAGGACTAAAATCAAGGAATTAATAATATGGATGATTCTTCATCTTACGTACTAGCCGTATTTGGTCAATCAATATCCTTCAATTCTTCCATTTTTGGCTGTACCAGGATGGAACATGTATTGTGCATCACCTCTTTGGTCATGAAGTTGTGGAGAAGATAAACGAAATGTATTGTGATGCATTCCTCACTGCCCACTTTGAAGTTCCTGGTGAAATGTTTTCACTAGCAATGGAAGCTAAACGGAGAGGGATGGGAGTAGTTGGGTCTACCCAGAACATATTAGATTTTATATCACAAAGGGTACAAGAGGCAATGGATAGAAACATCGATGAGCATCTTCAGTTTGTTTTAGGAACAGAATCTGGAATGATTACTTCAATAGTTGCAGCAGTTCGCAAATTATTAGGCTCCGTGAACTCTACCGACAGAGCAGCAAAAGTTAGTGTCGAGATTGTCTTCCCTGTATCATCTGAGTCGGTgacaaaaacaccaaaagttTCATCTCAGGACCTCCCTTTAGGTGACATGGGTGATTTCTTAAAGGTCCCTATTATACCTGGAGTTGCCAGTGGAGAGGGGTGTTCTCTTCACGGTGGCTGTGCATCTTGTCCTTATATGAAGGTTAGCATATTTCCTTTCAAATTGGTGTTCCTTGACTGGGCAAATTTGTTAGTTTTCCCATAacctatcttttttttttttttgaaaactcccATAACCTATCTGATCATTACCTCACTTAGAAGTACACCTGCTAAGGGCATTTTgcctttagttttttttatttgataatttatCTAGTTTTGTCATTTCTGCTTATGCTAGCTCATTATCTTACTATTTTCTCTATTCCTCGTTTTCTCATGACAGATGAATTCTCTGAGCTCGCTCCTTAAAGTTTCCCACGGCCTGCCTAGTGGCAAAGATAATCTTTCAGCATACGAGGCTAGGCGATTCAGTGTGCTAACACCAAACGGGAGATTGATCGCAGATGTTGGTTGTGAGCCAATTCTGCACATGAGACATTTTCAGGTAACTTCAACATTGTTatcattatatttacaaatgtGGAGCTTTTAGCACCGTCATTGCCTTAACTAGAGTTCCCAATCCAATACACCaaggatcgagtctcaccagcagcagtgtgggagcaacctctcaaaatgaggGGGTCTCCTTATGCGCAGTGATCAAAAGTCCAGTCTCTGTTGATCAgttgagtcaccatgatttacccCTCCACAAACTGTCAGGCCGGGATGTGGGGGCGCATGGGGTGGGCGATTCCGCCTTTTGTCACAGGAGTTCCCAATCCAAGTGTGTGATTAGTATACTTAAGAACACCATTAATATGCCAATGCCTTTTGAATAACCTCTGAAACCATGGGAGCTTGCAGAGTTTTTGACACTAATTTTACGAACTCGTGTTTGTCAAGGCAAAGAAACAATTACCAGAGACGCTAATCAGTCAAATACTGCAACGCGCTGAAGTGAAGATTTAGCAAGTCTCGGGAAACTCCCTGCAGACGGTATCACGGTAAGGCTAcacaaggaaaaaagaaaagaaaaaaaaagaagatataacAGCAAGCTAACCAATATAAACACCATTATTTATTCTCTCCATTTTGAAGTTTGATTGTTTAGTAGTGACATAAAAGAGGAAGAGTTATATATATCTTCACTCCATTTTGAAGTTTGGTTGTTTAGCAGTGGCATAAAGGATGTAGAGTTGAATATTGATAATGTAGATGAGTGGAAACAATTATATCCTATTTGTATCCGCTTATGTTCTGTAATAATTTCACTTTGGTCCTTGAAATATACAGAAAAAGATTAATAGGCATTTATTTGCATGGTTAGAGAAACTAgtgtttttttgagtactactactcataattactttctcaatctattggaGCACAAATAGTTAATATCGTCTCCATTGAGACTCGAACTTATCGTctttcatatgggagtgcaattTGGTGTCACTAGATCtaagaccacaaggtcttggctaGAGAAACTAGTGTTATGCAACAATGTTTGGGTTGTTTAATTTTGCAAAGAAAGAAGTTTCTATCATGATAAAGGTGAAAGATGTGGAAGTGGTTGCGGGATTTCTTTGTCActaaaaaaagtcaaatatatTTTCggaatatttgaaaaaaaagaatgtAATGCATAGATATGCCATAAGGACACACCTGAATATTTAGTGTTCTCTTGTGTTCTTTTTAGTCTTAAGTTACTTATATTAGACCCAAGTTCCTAACAATCTAAATAAGTTTGATATGCTTAATCACGACTCTTGCCTTGAGAGTTGAGAGTACGTTAAGGAAATAGTTTTTGTGTGACACGAGAATATGTCTTTCTTCACGGTGGATTGTGCATCAAGGCTAGAAGAAATAGAGAAAGAAATCATCATGGGCACATGGTGATAGATTGGATAGGAATAGGAGTTCCACAATATTAACAATACTATACTcaattgataatttaaaaaaatacaaaaatcaacTTGAGTTCATGactattaaaaaagaaaaaagaaacacagaagaagaaaaattcaaaGCAAAATGGAGAAagaacaaacacacacacatcaaaTGTGAACCTGTGAATTCCTTAAGAAATGTACGGTAAGACATTCAGATGGTAATTTCGGTGCATTTGTGTAGTAATTTTTGTACATTCATGTAATAGTTTTGGTACATTTGTGAAGAAGTCACAATCAATGTTGGAATAGTTGTGCATTTATGTAATACTTACTGTGCATTTCTTTCGGTTCATAGGTCCGCACCTGAACaagaccctatatatatatatatatatatatatatataatttagggTCACATGAGAACCATCCCAATATGAAAACTATGAACAAATCTCGACTCTCCATCTTGAGAAGTGTATGGGtgtgattttaatttcatatttatttccGTTTTATTTACATAGGGGTACTTTGCTAATTTTGATTTGTGTTTTGAAAGTTATGGATGTTATGCTTGATTTTCGGAGTTGAATTTATGTTAAACTAATATTTCTTTGTTGATGTATTCTCCTTCTTTGTGTGAGTTCTTTCTCCATTTTGCtttgaatttttcttcttctatgtttcttttttccattttaataGTCATGAACTCAAgttgatttttgtatttttaaaattatctattaattgggtataatattgttaatatttgcATGTACTATCAGTTTCTCGCGGTTGAGTTTTAATCGTATGTGTGCACTTCATCGTGGCTTGGTCTAGTGTGCACTTTGTATTCATGTGATGTATGTGTGCATTGTAAACTTGGTGTGTGTACACTATAGTACATATGCGTGTGCATTTACTTTTGGCGTGGGTTGCAGTACTGATGTGTTGTGCACTAGTCAGTTATATGAATGCAACTGAGagtttttatctttattttccttGCTATATTGGTGGAGGTGTATGATGTGTATGTGTGCATTTCAGTGTGACATGTGCGCAATGCAATATATAAGTGTGGAGGGTGTGGCGTGTGTGTGCactatatatagtacatatgcATGACATTTGTTTGTAATGTGGTTTCCATCTAATGATGTGTTTGTATACTAGTCAGGTAAGTGAATATAATCAACTTGAGTTCTTATCATTGTTTTTAGGGAAAAGTGTTAAATTGGCCCCTTAAGTCAAatggatagtgcaattgagtcccCTAAATAAAAAAAGCTACATTTAAACCCCTTAAACCggtaaaaatattcaattaggTCCAAATTGACCCGATTAGCAAGTTAGTTCAACATCAGGCTGACATGtgtccattttatttttttaatgaattattttattttattaaaaattttcttttttatttaaaactgtttttaatttaaaacttttttacctgaattattttcttttttattttttaatgaattattttattattttattttattaaaaattttcttctttttttggtaAGAAAACTTTTCTGTCTCTGCAACTCTCCCTCTGCTACTAgtcatcttcttctcctccgATGGCTGCCGCCGTTGccatcttttcttttcctttctttggcCTCTCCGTCGCTGTGGCTCAAACAAACACTCAaagctactcctacatctcCATCATTCGCCTTCCCTCGCATCATTCCAtttatttaaaactatttttaattttttttatattattaaacagCCACCGGCTGTCAAACCGGTGGTTGTCTCCTACTAAAGACAGCCGTGGCTGTCCGGTGACAACCATGGTTGTCCGAAAACGACAACCATGGCTGTCTTCCAGATCTGGATCTCAGACAACATTCATCATGTTCTGCAGGTTACTCACTCAACTTGTGAACCTTAGTGAAAATCCCTGATCTTTAAGCCAAATCTTTCCCCGAAATCATCTCCGTCACCGTGAACATAACCATGTCGGAGATTATAACAGCCTCCGATAACTGCAGCCACCTCCGGAAGGCGGTTCCCGGCCTGGGAACAATGGAGAGCCGCGCTCTCCACGTCTGCCTGGAACTGTTCTCCGACGCTTTGGCGGATATTCGGAGAGTCTTCGACGGTCTCGAGAATTCTCCGGCGAAGCGCTACGCCGACTTGCagacatatataattaaaaacagttttaaataaaaaaagaaaatttttaataaaataaaataattcattaaaaaataaaagggacACATGTCAGCCTGATGTCGAACTAACTTGCTAATCAAGTCATTTTGGACctaattgaatatttttgcCAGTTGAAGGGGTTTAAATATAGCTTTTTTACTTAGGAAACTTAATTGCACTATCCGTTTAACTTAGGGggtcaatttgacacttttctctTGTTTTTATCACTAGTGGTCATGATGCATGATTTGTATGCGTGCATTTTAATTTGAATGTTATgtgatattttattaaaaaataaatagttcttatattaaaaagtaaaaatttactttaatttcttaaaaagcgtgtAAAAGGTAAATGAGATAATCAATTTGGGACGTAGGAGTATTATTTATACgtaaattattatgtgttatattaaattaatcacATGAgtggataattaattaatttattcaacaAAACTACCAAATCTGCAGCCGCCTCGCCGCAAGACTTTTCACCAAATTGAGGTTTTTGTTGGTATATACAATCTGCATGCGGCCTGCATTCGTAGATGTCCAAATTTCCAACGTTAAGGACACTAAACAGTTGCATGTCGTGCgcattcaaatattttattttgatgattAATAACAGCCATCTGTCTGGGCTGTCTGGTGCAGCGGTATTGTGATATGATATTCTACTCGAACAACAGTAACG is a window of Ipomoea triloba cultivar NCNSP0323 chromosome 11, ASM357664v1 DNA encoding:
- the LOC115997029 gene encoding quinolinate synthase, chloroplastic, translating into MDAAALAMKKASCSSSSFLSKSIPTFTPTSSPFSVKWTQTRNPSKMDLKYSPSSPKFVLRSPRNPGVCCAALTSETETCPTHLAPAKLRLLASEFQSLSEPIDRVKRLLHYSSLLPPMEGSLKTMENRVPGCTAQVWLHVRLDGENKVRFFADSDSEITKGFCACLVWILDGAAPEEVLAMKTEDLGALNVMGLNGKGVSSSRVNTWHNVLMSMQKRTKALVAEMEGRMRSEPFPSLVITAEVISAKGSYAEAQARFLFPDDSKVQEIANLLQEKKIGIVAHFYMDPEVQGVLTAAQKLWPHIHISDSLVMADSAVKMAKAGCQYITVLGVDFMSENVRAILDQAGFPEVGVYRMSDERIGCSLADAAASPAYMDYLAMASLSSPSLHVVYINTALETKAYSHEIVPTITCTSSNVVQTILQAFAEVPNLNVWYGPDSYMGANIVELFQQMTMMTDQEIAEIHPQHNRNSLKSLLPRLHYFQDGTCIVHHLFGHEVVEKINEMYCDAFLTAHFEVPGEMFSLAMEAKRRGMGVVGSTQNILDFISQRVQEAMDRNIDEHLQFVLGTESGMITSIVAAVRKLLGSVNSTDRAAKVSVEIVFPVSSESVTKTPKVSSQDLPLGDMGDFLKVPIIPGVASGEGCSLHGGCASCPYMKMNSLSSLLKVSHGLPSGKDNLSAYEARRFSVLTPNGRLIADVGCEPILHMRHFQAKKQLPETLISQILQRAEVKI